GATTTACGTTGATCTTTTCCGGAAACCTTTCGATGACTACTTTTACAACTCCCGCATTATTAAAACGACTTTGAATGAACTTGCGGATCTTAATGTCTTCATGAAGATTCTTTTTATAGTCGGACTGAGAAAACCAAATGGAGTCCCAGCCTCTTGTGATCCCGATTCTTAAACCGATTGGATTTACTTTCTGTCCCATGGATACTCCGTATTAATCCGAGAGAACCACTGTGATGTGGCTCAGTCTTTTTCTGATTCTCGCCGCGCGGCCTCTTGCACGAGGACGAAAACGTTTCATGATCGGTCCTTCGTCCACGTAGATCTTTTTGATGAAAAGCTGGTTGGAATCAACTTTGTCATTCAGAACGCTTGCGTTTGCGGAAGCGGAAAGAATCACTTTTGTCAAAGGTTCGATCGCTCTTTTATTGGTGAATTTCAAAATATCAAGGGCCTCGCCCACTGCGTATCCGCGGATTTCATCCGCAACGAGACGAACTTTTCTCGGAGACATTCTTACGAAACGAGCAACTGCTTTCGCTTCCATTATTTTTTAGCCGCCTTTTTATCCCCGGCAACGTGACCGCGGAAAGTTCTTGTAGGGGAGAATTCTCCCAATTTATGCCCGATCATGTTCTCGTTGATATAAACGGGAATGAATTGTTTTCCGTTGTGAACCATTACGGTATGACCGACCATATCCGGAAAGATTGTACTTCTTCTGGACCAGGTTTTGAAAGGTTTCTTTTGATTTTCGGAGTTCAGCTTCGTGATCTTCTTCATGAGATGATCGTCGATGAATGGACCTTTTTTAACACTTCTTGCCATTTACAAATTACCTGTTCCTATTCCGTTTTCTCTTCTGAACGATAAACTTATCGCTCGGACGGGCAGATCTTCTGGTTTTATAACCCTTAGTCGGTTGTCCCCAAGGAGATACAGGATGGCGACCTCCGGAAGTACGACCTTCCCCACCGCCGTGCGGGTGATCGACAGGATTCATTACGACCCCGCGAACGGTAGGACGTTTTCCGAGCCAACGGGATCTTCCCGCTTTTCCGATCGAAACCAGGTTGTGATCTTTATTACTGCAAATTCCCACAGTCGCATAACAATTCTCGTGAACTTTACGAACTTCGGAGGAAGGAAGTTTCAGAAGAATGTATTCTCCGTCTCGTCCCGCAATCGTTCCGAAAGAACCCGCGGTTCTTGCGATCTGTCCGCCTCTTCCGATTTGAAGCTCCACGTTATGCACATTTGTGCCCGGCGGAATTTTTCCGATCGGCATTGCGTTTCCGATCTTAATTTCCACACCGCTTGTGCCGGATTGAACCGTATCGCCCACTTTGATTCCGTCCGGAGCGAGAATATAAGCATATTCCCCATCCTTGTAACATACGAGAGAGATGAATGCGGAACGGTTCGGATCGTATTCCAAAGTTTTTACAATCGCAGGGACGTTTGTCTTTCTACGTTTGAAATCGATGATACGATATTTTCTTTTTACGCGACCACCTCTGTGACGAACGGAAATTTTTCCGCCGTCTCCCCTTCCCGCTTTGTAGGAAAGAGTCAAAGTAAGAGGTTTATACGGTTCTGTTTCCGTAATCTCTTTGAAATCCAATACGGATTTATAACGGCTTGCGGAAGTTACGGGTTTAAACTTTTTGATTCCCATTTTTTATGCTTCCTTTGAAAAATCGATGCTTGCGCCGTCACGGAAAGTCACTACCGCTTTTTTCCAGTGTGGGCGAGGCGCCGGCAAGTTTCTGAAACGTTTGATCTTTCCTCTGTAAACTTGGATGTTCACAGAAGAAGGAGTTACTTTAAAAATCTTTTTGAACGCTTCTTTGATCAGAGTTTTGTTCGCGTCGACATGAACCTTAACGGTATATTTCACCATTCTGGTTCCTTTCTTGCTGTTCGCTCCGATCGTTTCGAGATCTTGAGATTTTTCAGTGACTACGGGTGTGAGAATTACGTCTTGGAGATTCATTTCTGCGCTCCGTACTGAGTCAGCATCTCTTTCAGAGCGGCTTCGGTGATAACCAGATTGCGGTTATACAGAATGTCTCTGCAGGAGATTCTTTTGGAATTGATGTATTTTACGGTAGGAATGTTACGAACCGACTTCTTCACGAAATCGCTTTCGCCTTGAACGAGAAGCCCGATCACTCCCGTGTTTCTAAGATTCATATTTTTGAATAAAGAATCGAATGATTTAGTGCTGTATTCTTTCGGATCCAGATCTTCGATCACTTTTACGGCGAAAGCTTGCGCTTTTTTATTCAGAATGGAAAGCACGGCTCTGTGTTTCAGTTTGGAAGAAACCTTATAAGAATAATCTCTTTTTTGAGGACCGTGAACCGTTCCCCCGCCGACCCAATGAGGAGCGCGTGTGGAACCTTGTCTCGCACGACCTGTCCCTTTTTGAGACCAAGGCTTTTTACCGCCACCTCGGACTTCCGATCTGGTTTTAGTCGCATGGTTTCCGGAACGTAGATTCGCATTCTCGGCTTTGATCGCTTCGTAAATAGAAGCCACGCTGAGTTTGCTTTCAAAGAGTGCGGAAGGAAGTTCGATTTCAGAAATCAGTTTTCCATCTTTAGAATACTTCTGTGCTTTCATATCTAACCCGGATGATTTTAGATCTTCTCGATCGTGATGACTGTGTTTGTCGTGCCAGGAATCGCCCCGCTTACGAACACAAGATTTTTTTCTTCGTTGATCCGGACTACTTTCAGATTCCGGACTGTGGTTTGTTGGGAACCGGTTCTTCCGGGAAGCTTTACGCCTTTAAAAACCCGAGAAGGAGTCGAGTTCGCTCCCATAGATCCAGGATGTCTGTGAAAACGAGAACCGTGGCCACCCGGTCCGCCGGCGTGTCCGTGACGTTTTACAACCCCTTGGAATCCTCTTCCTTTGCTGACCCCGGTAACTTTTACCACGTCGGAAACAGCAAATACATCCTGAATTTTCAGAACAGACCCTGTCGCAGGGGAATCTCCGAAACTACGGAATTCTCTCAAAACTTTTTTAGGACCAAGGGTCACTTTTGCGAGATGATTTTTTTCCGCTTTTGAGATTTGAAATTCTTTTATATCTTGGAATGCTAATTGAATCGCTTCGTATCCGTCATTTTCCACAGATTTGACTTGAGAAACGGCGCAGGGACCGACTTCCAATACAGTTACAGGGATGATGTTTCCCTGTTCGTCAAAGATCTGAGACATTCCAACTTTTTTGCCGATTAATCCCTTTGCCATCGTTTTCTTACCTTCAGGATTTGATATCTACGGATACTCCTGCAGGAAGCTGAAGTTTCATCAGCGCTTCTACAGTGTCTTCATTCGTATCCAGGATATCGATGAGCCGTTTGTGTGTTTTTAATTCAAACTGCTCTCTGGATTTTTTGTTCACGTGCGGAGAACGCAGAACCGTATAGATCTCTTTCTTAGTAGGAAGAGGAATCGGGCCGGAAACAGTCGCCCCGGTCCTTTTCGCAGTTGCTACGATCTCATAGGTCGATTGATCAATCAACCTATGGTCGAACGCTTTTAATTTAACTCTAATTTTTTGTCCGGCCATTTGAATGAGCTCTTACTCGATGATGTCCGCGACAACGCCGGATCCGATGGTTCTTCCGCCTTCGCGAATTGCGAACTTGAGACCTTTATCCATTGCGATCGGGCTAATCAATTCAACTGTCAGAGAAACGTTATCACCTGGCATAACCATCTCAACACCGTTAGGAAGGTTACAAACACCGGTAACGTCGGTCGTTCTGAAGTAGAACTGAGGACGGTAGTTATTGATGAACGGAGTGTGACGTCCGCCTTCATCCTTCGTTAAAACGTAAACCTCAGCGGCAAACTTTTTGTGAGGAGTGATGGAACCCGGCTTCGCGAGAACCTGTCCTCTTTCGATGTCTTCTTTTTTTGTTCCACGAAGAAGAGCGCCGATGTTGTCTCCAGCCTCAGCTTGATCGAGAAGTTTTCTGAACATTTCGATACCGGTAACGACCGTTTTCGTAGTCGGACGGATCCCGATGATTTCAACTTCGTCGTTCACTTTCAAAACGCCTTGCTCCACTCTTCCTGTTGCAACGGTTCCACGGCCGGTAATCGAGAAAACGTCTTCCACAGGCATAAGGAAAGGTTTATCCGTAACGCGTTTTGGATTCGGAACGAAAGTGTCCAGAGCTTCCATCAGTTTCAAGATCGCAGGAGCGCCGATTTCAGACTCATCGCCTTCCAGAGCTTTTACGGCGGAACCATGAACGATTGGAGTAGTATCGCCTGGGAAGTTGTATTTGTTGAGAAGGTCGCGAACGTCCATTTCAACCATTTCGATCATTTCGGCTCTTTCGTCGGCTGCGAGCATATCAGCTTTGTTGATGAATACGATCACGTAAGGAACCCCTACCTGGCGAGCAAGAAGGATGTGTTCTTTCGTTTGTGGCATCGGTCCGTCGGTTGCGGAAACAACGAGAATCGCCGCGTCCATCTGAGCCGCGCCGGTGATCATGTTCTTCACATAGTCGGCGTGACCTGGGCAATCTACGTGCGCATAGTGACGATTGTTGGTTTCGTACTCTTGGTGAGAAGTAGCGATGGTGATTCCACGTGCTTTTTCTTCCGGAGCGTTATCAATTTGGTCATAAGCAACAGCTTTGTTTTTACCACCGATCGCTTTCGCAAGTGTAGTAGTAATTGCTGCCGTCAGGGTCGTTTTACCGTGATCCACGTGACCGATTGTTCCAACGTTTAAGTGAGGTTTAGACCTATCAAACTTTTCTTTAGCCATAGTGACTTTTTAATCTCCTTACTTTTTAACGAACCCTAACGGGAATCGACTAATGTAATTACGTAATAGTGTTCAGGGTTAAAGAGGGAGTCTAGAGACAGAACACCCCTTCCCTGTGTCATATTTCTAAGAACGCTTGCAAAGCCAAGCAAGTTTTCCGTAGAAGCCTTTGCGTGCACAAGCGACTTGCCGTCACCGAGAGGAATCACTTCCTGAATTTTAGCATCTCGCTTCGAGAGAGAACCTAAAACGTCTCCCAACGAAATGTCCGGTATCAAAATCTCTAAACTAGAAACGGGACCAACTAACTCCGTATATTTCGGAATTATGTCTTTTAAACCTTTAATAACGGCAACTTTTACAAGTGAAGAAACATCCGTCGTTAAAGCATCCGGAGGATCGTAACGATGAACAATCAGATCCAAACCGAGAATCTCTTCTCCCTTGAATCCCTTTGCCACTACTTCATAAAATGCCGAAGTAATAGCTTCTTCTAGAGTTTCAGTAATCTTAGTTTCAAACCGCACATCCCTGGAAAAGCTGTTAGAGCTAACCAAAGAGGCGTGCACCAGTCCGCTTGAGATTTTTTGATCAAACGCGGTATGCTGAAATTCACCCTGTCGGACCATTTTTTTCCAGAGCTCAAACCTTGCAACTTTAATACCACTTACGTTGAATGTATGAGGAAAGAATTCTCGAAGTCTAGAAAGAGCAATCTCCAGATGCAACTCCCCCAAACCGGAAATTTGGATCTGCCCTGTTTCTAAAAGGATTTTGGTTTCTAAACCTTCATCCAACCAGACAAGAGTTTGTAACGCGTTCCAAAGAGAATCTCGATGTTCGCCTGCTTCGGGTTCGAGTAAAATTTGAAACTGCTTTCGAACGGATGGGAGCTTTGACTGATAAAAAGTTTGGGGAGAGGAATAGAGAATATCCCCCGGTTTAAGAAATTCCAAGCCTGTCGCAATAATAATTTCTCGAGGTTGTGCTTGAAAAGCTTCCTCGAAATCTCGAGTGGAAAGAAAATAAAAAGGTCCGATTCTTCCTTCTCCAGTATCCGCGTAAAAGAGGGAATTTTGCCGGATCTCCTTCGTTGCCAAGATGTAGGTAATTTTTCCTAGATCTGGATGAAGCTCTCGCTTGAATGCGATCCCCAACTCTTCTCCGGGCCGAGGCTCCGGTCGATAGGACATAGAAAGAAGCTCGAGAATAACAAGGAGTTCCCGCACCCCATCTCCGTGCAAAGCGGCGCCTCCAAGGACCGGAGAAAACTCCTCTTTCCAAAACCCCTCTGCAAATCCTTCCCGTGCCAACTCCGCTAAAGACTCCGGATGTTCCAAATACCGTTCCGAAAGCTTCGGGTCCCATTCCAAAAGGGATAAAAGTTCTCGGTCGGAACTCCGCTCCTGAAGAAGCGGACACCCTTCCCCCTCTTTCCAAAGGAGAATCGGCTCTTTTCCCAAAACCGCTTCTAAGTCCACAAGGGAATCTGTGATATCGATCCCTTTTCGATCCAGTTTGTTTAAGAAAAATAAAATTGGAATTTTTCGTTTCCGAAGCCATTCCACGTTTTGAAGGGTTTGCGATTTGAGTCCTTCAAACGCGTCGATGAGAACGATTCCAAGATCGGCGACGACCAAAGAGGCGCTCGTTTGGCTTTGAAAATCGAGATGTCCGGGGTTATCTAAGAATTGAAACAGAACCCGAGGTTCTTTTGAGTTCGGCCAAAACACCCGAGCCAGAGTGGATTGGATAGAAATTCCACGTTCAATTTCTTCCTGCAGATAATCGGATTCGGTTGTACCTTCTTCGATGGTACCAGGCTTGCGAATTTTTCCGGACTCAAATAGAATTCTTTCCAAAAGAGTCGTTTTTCCGGCGTCTATGTGGGCGAAAATTCCTACGTTTAAAATCTGCATGACGATTTTTTTGAATCCCCTCCTTTTTAGGAGTTCCTACTTTTTTCCAAAGAACTGATTTTCAAACAAAACCAACGGGGAATTGTAAAATTTTTCGAGAAGACCAAGACATACAACATTTGCCCAAAGAGATTTGGAAACGACTTCATCCATTATTACCAAAGCGTAATACAAACCCGCTGAAAAAAGACCGCCCTCGAATGGATGATAGAGTGGCGATGGCAGCAATATTTTATAGGTACGAACGGGAATTCAAACTCGAAAATTATACTGCATTCTTACAGATCGCATTTGCGATCATCTTAGAATGTCCCGTAATACGGTTTTAGGACACGCTCTTAATTTGTTTTCGGCTGATTCGGATTCGAGTCGGGACTCGGATTTGCAAAACAACTCAAAGAAAGTCCTTCCACCAGATAACAAATTGCTCCCGGAGTGATACATTTATATCCGTCGTCGTAGCTTTGTCCGTTTACAATAAGCTCGATCTTCTGGCAGACCATCTTTTCCTTTACATTTTGACTTTCTTCTTGAGCTACCAAATTTGAAGAAAGAACCACGCTCAATAAAAAAGAAAACACAAAAATCCGCCCCAAAACAGACTGAATCACTCCGTTCATTAAGGATCGTAGAACTTGGACAGGATGAACGAGAGAGAGCGACAAAATACTGAGTTGAGAAAGTATAAGAGCATAACGCTGAATTCTGTAACTTTTGGTTTCGGGATGATAGGCAATTGTAGGTCTTGGAAGAATTGTATACAAGTTCAGTTTCATGATAATTTTCTAGTCCTCTATTTTAAAAGATCGATTCTCCTTTTGTTTTTTGTCAACTATCGGATTCAGATCGTTTTATCTCTACGATTATTCTGAATCCACAGATAGCTCAATGATAATATCGGCAGTAAAAAAATTCCAATCCAGACCCAATTTACGACGACCTTCCAAGATGAATTAGTATCCGTCCAGGACGGCAGATAAGAAAGAATTTTCTCCGGAAAAAAGCCGGGTCTTTTTTGAGGGTCAGTCTCCATTACGTGGTATAAAGAACTCGTATAATCAAACCAATATTTTCCGATCCAAATTTGATAAGCGACACAAAGGATGAAAATTGCCCAAGCTATTCTTCTTGAAATAGAACTTAGCATTTTCCAACCTGCGAGAAAAGGAAGAAAAAATAAAACCGCAGAACTCCACTGGAATCTACCCGGAAGAGAAAGACATCCGTAGGAACAAGGGTGTCCCGCATTCAACCCAAGTTGTAAAATCAATACGAACAGGAAAAGAATTCCGATTCGCTTTAAATCCTTATCTCGAATAAGGAAAAAAATTCCTAAGATTCCAGGAATCCAGACCATAGGATTTTGAAAAAAGAGTCCCTGATTCCGGTCCATAAAAAGACCCGAAAAGACCGTAACCCAATGGAAAAAATTTAGATCGAACGTGGGCGGAGAATTTTTTTCGCCATAAGGACCGATAATCGACCCAAACCATAAAAAGTTACAAACCAAACAAGAGAATACGAACACAAGAGTAGTTCCGAGGAAAATTTCTTTGGATTTCAGGTCCGCTTCCTTTTTGCAAAGAACCCAAAAAAGGACGAGCGTTGCAACCGGCAGATTTTTTGCATGAAACCAAGCCAAACATCCGCACCCCGCTCCGCATGCAAAATACAGAATATTCCTATTTTTGAATGTTTTTTTCGTTTCCAACATAAATAGAATCGTGAATACGAAAGTCAGTAGAATTCCAGTAGGTAGATCCGGAAATATTTGCCCCGCGGCCATGGGAAACGGAAGACTAACGGAATAAAAAACCGCGGTTATGGCAGCCTCTTCCGGCGAAAGACGAAAGATTTTACCCAATTGATAGAATAAAAAAGGAATAAGCCCCGCCAAAAGAGCGAGACTAATACGAGCTCCGGTAATTCCGAAAATCGAATATCCGATCAACGCGACGCACGACGTTCCGATCGAATGAATGCTGTATAATTTTCCGTCTTTTGCAATCGTATGATTTTCCACATCGACCGGACCAATGATTTTTTTAGTATTCCGATCCTCCTCGTAGTTATTTTTGAGATTGAAATCCCCGTCTTTTCGAATACTTTCCGAGATCATTAGATAATGAGGCTCGTCTCCGGTAATCGGAATTCTCTTTTTTTTCTCCCAACTCAGGACGATTCCGACGTAATACAAAACCGGCAAGCAGAGTAGAAAGAATAATATTAGCTTTCGCATCTCCGAAAGAATTTCTTCTTGTTTCAAATTGTCAATCAGGATGCTTCTCGAACTTCCTTCAGAGTTTTACCCCAATCCAATCCGAACGTTCCATGACACAAGTTTCCTGAAATATTGAAACAATAAAAAAGACTCAAATTGCGAACTTAAACCCGATATTTCCATTCTTAACTCTAAAACATAAAACGATAACTTGAAGCGGACTTTATGGTAAATAAGAAATACCACACATTTCCGGTTTACAGAATGTGCGGAGTTTTTACTTTTGAGATTCATGAATCCAAGCACGGTTCGACTGAATTTCAAATTGAATCTAATTCGCCACCTTCGAGACGGTAAGAGAATGACTCTCGAAGAGCTCGCCAGCGTAACCGGAATTAATAATCGAAAAGATTTAAAAGAACAGTTGGGAGAACTTTTCTTTCTCGGAGCGACTCCTCACATTGCCGACTTGATTCAAGTCGATTACGACTCAGAAACAGACACTTTCGGTTTGATTCTACCGTTTCGTTTTGACTCCAGTTTGCGTCTGAGTATTCGAGAATGGTTGGCTCTCAGAAAAATTTTAGAGGAAGTTACGGAAACAAGCTCCGATCCGCAGACAAATTCAACCGCTCGAAAAATACTAAAGAAAATCGTTTCGATTGTTCCGGTTGCCGGGCAGGAAGCGCTTTCAAGTTACAAAACCGATATTCAAGAAGCGATTCGAAACGAAAAGTCTCTGAACCTTGAATACCAATCCAGAACAGGAGAGAAACCCACTCGAAGAAAAGTGGACCCCTGGTTTCTATTTCATTCTTTAGAAGATTATTTATTAGGATATTGTCATAAACGAAACGCCCCCCGGAATTTTCGTCTGGACAACATTCTTTCTTTAAAAATCAGTTCGGATCCGATCTCGCAACCGGCCGGTCAAAAAAAATCGGAATACATCCGTGAGTTCGAAGAGTTTCGAAAAAATCGAGAGAATTCGTCCGGAATCGCAGAAATCTGGCATACTAAGGAAGTGTATTATAACCTAAACCGTAAGCTCGATTTAGAAAGAACCGACGAAACAAAAAAGCTGAATCATGTCGTTTATTATTTATCCAAGGCAAAAATTCGGGAGGAAAATTGGTTTTTGGAAACGCTCCTCCCGTTTGGAAAAAACGTCATCTTGAAAAGTCCTACACATTTGGCGAAGCGGATTCTGGGAGAAATAGAATCGATTCTTCGCTAAAAACGATGATACTGCTATTTCTGTTTTTCAAGAATATTAGAAAAATATGAAGTCCAAAGAAAAATCGGCGTTTTTATGTTCTTCATTGTTTTTTATCTTTAGAACTTGTCTTAACGCTGCAAGATAAATAAGCATAGGTTAGACAATAGAATTGTTGAAAATTTCAGATTAGAAAAACGACCTCAGCGATTCATTTAAATACAAAGAAACGAAAGAAAAATGAATCTTTCGACAACTATAATGAAATAAAAAGCCGACCGGTTTTGGACAAAATTATGAATGTGAAAAAGAAAATCGCGTCAGACTTGCAAGCAATTTTGCCGAACAAATCACGCTACAGAACTTTGTGTTTACCTGTGCCTTCGCCCAAAAAGCCGATGTTTCCTCAGGGATTCGAAACTTGGCGGAAGTTCCTATTTGAACTTTCGGTTGGAGCGAAAGGAAATTCAGTGTTTCTATTTTTTCATGAATCGATAGGGAGCGGCCTTTGATTTCTCCGGCTAAAATCAATCTCGGCTTAGAAATTCCGTTCAAACGTCCGGACGGGTTCCATGAAATTCGAAGTATATTTCTAAAAATTTCTTGGGGAGACGATATCGAAATTGAACCCGCGGATAACGGAGTTTTCGAACTTTTTTCCGAAAATGAAATCATATTAGAAAAACGAAAACTATACGATCAGGTTTCGGAGATAGGCGACATCAAAAAAAATATTCTTTATAAAACTTTTATGAAGGCAAGATCCCTTTTTCCGGAACTTCCAGGAGTAAAAATCCATCTTACAAAAAGGATTTCTCCGGCTGGCGGCCTCGGAGGAGGAAGTACGAACGCGGCTTCCTTATTAAACTTCCTTTTTTCTTGGCGTTCCTTTTTCACTTCCGACGAAATGCGCGCACTTGCCGCCGAAATAGGCTCGGACGTTCCTTTTTTCTTAGGAGAAGGACATGCGTTCGTTACCGGAAAGGGAGAAGTTTCGGAAGAGATCGAGGTTCATCCCGGCCAAGGAATCCTTGCTTTAACTCCGCAAGTGATGAATACGGCGGAAATGTACACCTTATTGAAAAAACCTTTACAAGAGAGCGCTTCTCAGAAAAATGGAAACACTCTGTCGGAAAGTCTGATTTCTGTTCTAAAAAACGGAGATTGGAGCACTCTACAGGGTAGGCTCTTGAATGATTTTGAGCCGGTTGCCTTCCAACTTCATCCGGAATTGGGAGTTCTCAAGGACAAATTCCTGGAGTTTGGATCCAGTTACTGTTCTTTGACCGGTTCGGGTTCGAGTATGTACGGGCTGGTTCAGGGTCTCGAGATCCAAGAAGAACTGTTGCACAGACTGAGGCAGGAATTCTCAAATCTCACATTCGTACGATTTAATTTTTAGAAACTGGGCTGTCGCCAAGTGGTAAGGCAGCGGTTTTTGGTATCGCCATTTCCTAGGTTCGAATCCTAGCAGCCCAGCCAAATTGTATTACTGACATTGATTCATGATGAAACCTACTCAGGATAAGGTCGCTGTGGTATTGGCCGCAGGGAAGGGCACCCGTATGAAAACGGATCAGCCTAAGGTTGCGGTAGAGCTGAATGGCAAGCCGCTACTTCTCCACGTACTCGATCATCTGAAAAGCTCCGGCATAGAACAAATCGTAGTCGTAGTGGGTTACAAAAAAGAATTGGTCCAAGCACTCTGTTCCGGAATTTCCGGAGTTTCCTTTGTTGAACAAAAAGAACAACTGGGAACCGCTCACGCACTACTTTGCGCGGAATCAGAACTCAAAAACTTTCAAGGTTCCGTAATCGTCGCCTGCGGCGATGTTCCTATGATCACTTCCAAAACGTTTGCCGATATCGTAAAAGAACATAGAGAGAATGAATTCTCCGCTACAATTCTTTCCGCAGTCGTGGAAAAGCCCACAGGTTACGGAAGAATCATCCGCAACGCATCGGGCGAAGTGACCGCTATCGTGGAAGAAAAGGATTCTTCTTCCGAAGAAAAGTTGATCAACGAAATCAACACGGGAACCTACGTCTTCGACGGAGAAGGTCTTTTCGATTCTCTGAAAAAAATCGGAAACTCCAACGCTCAGGGAGAATACTATCTTCCCGACTTAGTGAAATTATATAGAAACTCCGGAAAAAAACTCGGAGCGATGAAGTTGAAGAATCACTTGGAAAGTCACGGAGTGAATTCCCCCGAAGACCTACATATGCTTTCCTCTATGATCAAGGGAGAGGCCGTCCATCCATGAACGGAGACATCGCGGTATTTGCGGGAAGTTCCAATAAACAGATCGCCGAAGAAATCTGTACTCACCTTAACATTCAACCAGGTAAGATTAACCTAAAAAAATTCTCGGACGGAGAAATTTCGGTCAAAGTGGAAGACAACGTTCGAGGGAGAGAAGTGTTCATCGTTCAATCCACATCGGCACCGGCTAACGATCATTTGATGGAATTGATCCTGATCATGGACGCATTCCGCAGAGCCTCCGTATCCAGTATCAGCGTCGTGATTCCTTATTACGGTTACGGACGTCAGGATAGAAAGGTGGAACCTCGTGTTCCTATTTCCGCGAGAATTGTTGCGGATCTCCTGGAAGTTGTGGGTCTCGACAGAATTCTTACGATGGATTTACACGCGGATCAGATTCAAGGATTCTTTCGTGTCCCCGTCGATAATCTTCACTTTGCTCCGGTTTTAGCGGAATATATTAATACGAAAAACATCAATGACCTTGTGATTGTTTCTCCCGATTCGGGCGGGGCGGAAAGAGCGAGAGCTTTCGGGAAAAAAGTGAACGGTTCATTAGCAATCATTGATAAACGAAGACCGAAAGCAAACGTTTCCGAAGTGATGAACGTGATCGGGGAAATCGAAGGTAAGAATTGTATTCTTCTCGACGATATGATCGACACCGCCGGAACGATTTGCAAAGCGGCGGACGCTCTTCTAAAACACGGAGCCAAGTCCGTTTATTGCGCCGCGACTCACGGAGTACTTTCCGGCGAAGCGGTGGATCGGATCAATGCGACTAACTTTACCGAAGTCGTTCTCGCGAACACGATCGCGATTCCCGGATCCAAGAAGATTCACAAACTGAAATCATTGTCCGTAGCTCCTTTGTTCGCGAATGCGATCAAAAGGATTCATACAAATCAATCCGTCAGCACTTTATTCGATTAAGGTTAGGTAATTTAAAAAATGAGCCAGAATACAATCCACAAAATTGCGGTAAAAAAAAGAACCGAAACCGGTAAAAACGAAA
The nucleotide sequence above comes from Leptospira weilii. Encoded proteins:
- the rpsS gene encoding 30S ribosomal protein S19, whose protein sequence is MARSVKKGPFIDDHLMKKITKLNSENQKKPFKTWSRRSTIFPDMVGHTVMVHNGKQFIPVYINENMIGHKLGEFSPTRTFRGHVAGDKKAAKK
- the rplD gene encoding 50S ribosomal protein L4, translated to MKAQKYSKDGKLISEIELPSALFESKLSVASIYEAIKAENANLRSGNHATKTRSEVRGGGKKPWSQKGTGRARQGSTRAPHWVGGGTVHGPQKRDYSYKVSSKLKHRAVLSILNKKAQAFAVKVIEDLDPKEYSTKSFDSLFKNMNLRNTGVIGLLVQGESDFVKKSVRNIPTVKYINSKRISCRDILYNRNLVITEAALKEMLTQYGAQK
- the rplC gene encoding 50S ribosomal protein L3, with the protein product MAKGLIGKKVGMSQIFDEQGNIIPVTVLEVGPCAVSQVKSVENDGYEAIQLAFQDIKEFQISKAEKNHLAKVTLGPKKVLREFRSFGDSPATGSVLKIQDVFAVSDVVKVTGVSKGRGFQGVVKRHGHAGGPGGHGSRFHRHPGSMGANSTPSRVFKGVKLPGRTGSQQTTVRNLKVVRINEEKNLVFVSGAIPGTTNTVITIEKI
- the rplB gene encoding 50S ribosomal protein L2; the encoded protein is MGIKKFKPVTSASRYKSVLDFKEITETEPYKPLTLTLSYKAGRGDGGKISVRHRGGRVKRKYRIIDFKRRKTNVPAIVKTLEYDPNRSAFISLVCYKDGEYAYILAPDGIKVGDTVQSGTSGVEIKIGNAMPIGKIPPGTNVHNVELQIGRGGQIARTAGSFGTIAGRDGEYILLKLPSSEVRKVHENCYATVGICSNKDHNLVSIGKAGRSRWLGKRPTVRGVVMNPVDHPHGGGEGRTSGGRHPVSPWGQPTKGYKTRRSARPSDKFIVQKRKRNRNR
- a CDS encoding 50S ribosomal protein L23, with the protein product MNLQDVILTPVVTEKSQDLETIGANSKKGTRMVKYTVKVHVDANKTLIKEAFKKIFKVTPSSVNIQVYRGKIKRFRNLPAPRPHWKKAVVTFRDGASIDFSKEA
- the rpsJ gene encoding 30S ribosomal protein S10, with the translated sequence MAGQKIRVKLKAFDHRLIDQSTYEIVATAKRTGATVSGPIPLPTKKEIYTVLRSPHVNKKSREQFELKTHKRLIDILDTNEDTVEALMKLQLPAGVSVDIKS
- the tuf gene encoding elongation factor Tu, with the translated sequence MAKEKFDRSKPHLNVGTIGHVDHGKTTLTAAITTTLAKAIGGKNKAVAYDQIDNAPEEKARGITIATSHQEYETNNRHYAHVDCPGHADYVKNMITGAAQMDAAILVVSATDGPMPQTKEHILLARQVGVPYVIVFINKADMLAADERAEMIEMVEMDVRDLLNKYNFPGDTTPIVHGSAVKALEGDESEIGAPAILKLMEALDTFVPNPKRVTDKPFLMPVEDVFSITGRGTVATGRVEQGVLKVNDEVEIIGIRPTTKTVVTGIEMFRKLLDQAEAGDNIGALLRGTKKEDIERGQVLAKPGSITPHKKFAAEVYVLTKDEGGRHTPFINNYRPQFYFRTTDVTGVCNLPNGVEMVMPGDNVSLTVELISPIAMDKGLKFAIREGGRTIGSGVVADIIE
- the rplV gene encoding 50S ribosomal protein L22, with the translated sequence MEAKAVARFVRMSPRKVRLVADEIRGYAVGEALDILKFTNKRAIEPLTKVILSASANASVLNDKVDSNQLFIKKIYVDEGPIMKRFRPRARGRAARIRKRLSHITVVLSD